In Gadus chalcogrammus isolate NIFS_2021 chromosome 1, NIFS_Gcha_1.0, whole genome shotgun sequence, one DNA window encodes the following:
- the LOC130380374 gene encoding myosin-binding protein H-like, with protein MPANPAPIKKSPEKKAAEKAAESAAEPAPEAPPADAPVEAAPAEAEAAPAEAAPAEAAPAEGDAAAPAEAAPAAEGDAAPAEAAAGEAAPVEAAPVEVEEPPKAPTPPPPAVPTSAPLSLAVEDVNDISLTVKWRAPENIGDSGLDGYTVEYSKEGSTDWVVANSELTTANRLCIKDLTLGDRLNVRVVAVNAGGPSEACALNEAVPIREVVDRPKIRLPRSLRTRHVRTVGAKINLVIPFNGKPKPVVTWLKDGEPLDSKRANIRNSDKDSILFIRTSNRADSGVYEMTVKVDSFEDKASLILQIVEKPGPPASVKLVDTWGFNAAVEWTAPKDSGNTDITGYTIQKADKKTGDWFTVMEHYHRLNATISDLIMGNSYTFRVYSENKVGISEECVETVDIATIQKIGIVYRPLEYKEHDFNEAPKFTAPLNDRATTVGYSTKLLCAVRGSPKPKVEWLKNQMVIGDDPKYRQISNQGVCSLEIRKPCTYDGGVYTCRAKNEQGTATVSCKLEVKQVIVAEADKEKE; from the exons ATGCCAGCCAACCCAGCACCAATCAAAAAGTCCCCGGAGAAGAAGGCTGCCGAGAAGGCGGCTGAATCTGCCGCGGAGCCCGCCCCAGAGGCCCCACCTGCTGATGCCCCGGTAGAGGCTGCGCCCGCGGAGGCTGAGGCTGCACCTGCCGAAGCTGCGCCCGCCGAGGCTGCGCCGGCCGAGGGAGACGCCGCCGCTCCAGCTGAGGCTGCCCCCGCTGCCGAAG GTGATGCCGCTCCAGCTGAGGCAgctgcaggtgaagcagctccaGTTGAAGCCGCTCCAGTTGAAGTTGAGGAACCCCCCAAGGcccctacacctcctcctcctgcag TCCCTACCAGTGCCCCTCTGAGCCTAGCGGTGGAGGATGTGAACGACATCAGCCTCACCGTCAAGTGGAGAGCCCCAGAGAACATCGGAGACTCCGGTCTGGACGGATACACCGTGGAGTACAGCAAGGAAGGAA GTACTGACTGGGTTGTGGCTAACAGCGAGCTAACCACGGCCAACCGCTTGTGCATCAAGGACCTGACCCTCGGCGACCGGCTGAACGTGCGCGTGGTGGCCGTGAACGCCGGCGGCCCCAGCGAGGCCTGTGCCCTGAACGAGGCCGTGCCCATCCGGGAAGTGGTTG ACCGCCCCAAGATCCGCCTGCCCCGCAGCCTCAGGACCCGCCACGTCAGGACCGTCGGGGCGAAGATCAACCTGGTCATTCCCTTCAAT GGTAAGCCCAAGCCGGTGGTCACCTGGCTGAAGGACGGCGAGCCTTTGGACTCCAAGAGGGCCAACATCCGGAACAGCGACAAGGACAGCATCCTGTTCATCCGCACCAGCAACCGGGCCGACTCCGGCGTCTACGAGATGACCGTCAAGGTGGACAGCTTCGAGGACAAGGCCTCGCTCATCCTCCAGATCGTGG AGAAACCCGGCCCTCCGGCCAGTGTGAAGCTGGTGGACACCTGGGGCTTCAACGCCGCGGTGGAGTGGACGGCGCCCAAGGACAGCGGCAACACGGACATCACCGGCTACACCATCCAGAAGGCCGACAAGAAGACCGGG GATTGGTTCACAGTAATGGAGCACTACCACAGGCTAAACGCCACCATCTCAGACCTCATCATGGGCAACTCTTACACCTTCAGAGTGTACTCTGAGAACAAAGTAGGCATCAGCGAGGAGTGCGTCGAGACGGTCGACATCGCAACCATCCAGAAGATAG GTATCGTGTACCGGCCCCTGGAGTACAAAGAGCACGACTTCAACGAAGCCCCCAAGTTCACGGCGCCCCTCAACGACCGCGCCACCACCGTGGGCTACTCCACCAAGCTGCTGTGTGCCGTGCGCGGATCACCAAAG CCTAAGGTGGAGTGGCTGAAGAACCAGATGGTGATCGGTGACGACCCCAAGTACCGACAGATCTCCAACCAGGGCGTGTGTTCCCTGGAGATCCGCAAGCCCTGCACCTACGACGGGGGAGTGTACACCTGCAGGGCCAAGAACGAGCAGGGAACGGCCACGGTCAGCTGCAAGCTGGAGGTCAAAC AGGTCATTGTTGCGGAGGCTGACAAGGAGAAGGAATAA